In the Pseudonocardia cypriaca genome, one interval contains:
- a CDS encoding aminoglycoside 3'-phosphotransferase, translating to MSRPALASSPTGPVAVPAVVTELAGGDRLVPVWENELGGLTFRLDDGNGRVRYVKWVAAGTPEIDLPGEAERIAWAQGRVPVPRVLAQGSDADGSWLVTEGLPGRSAVDPRWIAQPAVAAAAIGRGLRLLHDALAVDGCPFDWSVERRLAQADERIAGGMRPSEWAPEHRHLGLAEARAQIGEQPPIDRLVVCHGDACAPNTLLHDDGTFAAHVDLGSLGVADRWADLAVAAWSTEWNYGPGYDAFVYEGYGIAPDPRRIAYYRLLWDMS from the coding sequence GTGAGCCGACCCGCCCTCGCCAGTAGCCCCACCGGTCCGGTGGCCGTCCCCGCCGTCGTCACCGAGCTCGCCGGCGGGGACCGGCTCGTCCCGGTGTGGGAGAACGAGCTGGGTGGGCTCACGTTCCGCCTCGACGACGGGAACGGCCGCGTGCGGTACGTGAAGTGGGTCGCCGCCGGCACGCCGGAGATCGACCTCCCCGGCGAGGCGGAGCGGATCGCATGGGCGCAGGGCCGGGTGCCGGTCCCCCGCGTGCTCGCGCAGGGCAGCGACGCCGACGGCAGCTGGCTGGTCACGGAGGGGTTGCCCGGCCGCTCGGCGGTCGATCCGCGGTGGATCGCCCAGCCCGCGGTCGCGGCGGCGGCCATCGGGCGCGGCCTGCGCCTGCTCCACGACGCGCTGGCCGTGGACGGGTGCCCCTTCGACTGGAGCGTCGAGCGCAGGCTCGCCCAGGCCGACGAGCGGATCGCAGGCGGGATGCGCCCCTCCGAGTGGGCGCCGGAGCACCGCCACCTCGGCCTCGCGGAGGCGCGGGCGCAGATCGGGGAGCAGCCCCCGATCGACCGCCTCGTGGTCTGCCACGGGGACGCCTGCGCCCCGAACACGCTCCTGCACGACGACGGCACGTTCGCCGCCCACGTCGACCTCGGCTCGCTCGGCGTGGCCGACCGGTGGGCGGACCTCGCCGTCGCGGCCTGGAGCACGGAGTGGAACTACGGGCCGGGCTACGACGCGTTCGTCTACGAGGGGTACGGGATCGCGCCCGACCCGCGGCGGATCGCCTACTACCGACTGCTCTGGGACATGTCGTGA
- a CDS encoding SDR family oxidoreductase, producing the protein MEIRNSVALVTGANRGLGRHLAAGLLERGARKVYAAARNPEAVDLPGATPLRLDITDPDSVAAAAAAAGDVTVLVNNAGSGTGATLLDGDPTDIRLEMETHFFGTLAVTRAFAPLIAANGGGAVLNVLSVLSWIHLPSSGAYNAAKAAEWALTNALRLELAPRGITTTALHVGYMDTDMVAHLDVPKSDPAAIAALALDGVRDGALEVVADEISRNVRSGLSAELPVLYPQLTAAHAG; encoded by the coding sequence ATGGAGATCCGCAACTCGGTCGCGCTCGTCACCGGGGCCAACCGCGGGCTGGGGCGACACCTCGCCGCCGGCCTGCTGGAGCGCGGGGCGCGGAAGGTCTACGCCGCGGCACGCAACCCGGAAGCGGTGGACCTGCCCGGCGCCACCCCGCTGCGGCTGGACATCACCGACCCCGACTCGGTGGCCGCGGCAGCGGCCGCAGCAGGCGACGTGACGGTGCTGGTCAACAACGCCGGTTCGGGCACGGGCGCCACGCTGCTCGACGGCGACCCCACCGACATCCGGCTGGAGATGGAGACCCACTTCTTCGGCACGCTCGCCGTCACCAGGGCGTTCGCCCCGCTCATCGCGGCGAACGGCGGCGGGGCGGTGCTCAACGTGCTGTCGGTGCTGTCCTGGATCCACCTGCCTTCATCGGGCGCCTACAACGCCGCCAAGGCGGCCGAGTGGGCGTTGACCAACGCCCTGCGCCTCGAGCTGGCGCCGCGGGGCATCACCACCACGGCGCTGCACGTCGGCTACATGGACACCGACATGGTCGCCCACCTCGACGTGCCCAAGAGCGACCCGGCGGCGATCGCAGCACTCGCCCTCGACGGCGTCCGGGACGGCGCGCTGGAGGTCGTCGCCGACGAGATCAGCCGCAACGTTCGCAGCGGGCTGTCCGCCGAGCTGCCGGTGCTCTACCCGCAGCTGACGGCGGCACATGCCGGCTGA
- a CDS encoding TetR/AcrR family transcriptional regulator gives MRNLVTSQRERGERIMDAAADLVLRWGYKRVTIEEVAKRAGIGKGTVYLHFRSRTWLFACVLMRESLGIVDELTAAVRRDPAAVLVAEQVRLTYLEVQRRPLLLALFARDDEVLGELAREPDADPVRRWRAELAADLFRLLREHGLMRTDLDLATQMYVVGAVQTGFYLQPSAPGSPEETASALHHTVHAAVEPSTPIDPDTLVAVAPAVLARYEQFRATVKAAISAEKGPA, from the coding sequence ATGAGAAATCTGGTCACGAGTCAACGAGAACGCGGTGAGCGGATCATGGACGCCGCCGCCGACCTGGTGCTGCGGTGGGGCTACAAGCGGGTCACCATCGAGGAGGTCGCCAAGCGCGCCGGCATCGGCAAGGGCACGGTGTACCTGCATTTCAGGTCGCGCACCTGGCTGTTCGCGTGCGTGCTCATGCGCGAGTCGCTCGGCATCGTCGACGAGCTCACCGCTGCGGTTCGCCGGGATCCGGCGGCGGTGCTCGTCGCCGAGCAGGTCCGCCTGACCTACCTCGAGGTGCAACGCCGCCCGCTGCTGCTGGCGCTGTTCGCCCGCGACGACGAGGTGCTCGGCGAGCTGGCGCGCGAGCCGGACGCCGATCCGGTGCGCCGCTGGAGGGCCGAGCTCGCGGCCGATCTCTTCCGGCTGCTCCGCGAGCACGGGCTGATGCGCACCGACCTCGATCTCGCCACCCAGATGTACGTGGTGGGCGCGGTGCAGACCGGCTTCTACCTCCAGCCGTCCGCCCCCGGCTCACCGGAGGAGACCGCGTCCGCGCTGCACCACACCGTCCACGCCGCAGTGGAGCCGTCGACGCCGATCGATCCGGACACGCTCGTGGCCGTCGCCCCGGCGGTCCTGGCGAGGTACGAGCAGTTCCGCGCCACCGTCAAAGCCGCGATCAGCGCAGAGAAGGGACCTGCATGA
- a CDS encoding response regulator yields the protein MIRVVLADDQSVVRAGFRVILELAGDIEVVGECADGPTAVRLARRLAPDVVCMDVRMPGGDGLSATREITSGNPGGSAPAVLVVTTFDLDEYVFGALEAGASGFVLKDTEPDDLIDAVRRLARGQGLVDQSVTRRVIAEFARRRPAQPSADAAHELTARETDIVRLLAQGMSNAEIARELVIETSTVKSHLGRAMAKIGVRDRLQTVVWAYQNGMVPQRPA from the coding sequence GTGATCAGAGTTGTGCTCGCCGACGACCAGTCCGTGGTCCGAGCGGGGTTCCGGGTGATCCTCGAGCTCGCGGGTGACATCGAGGTCGTCGGCGAGTGCGCCGACGGCCCGACGGCCGTGCGGCTGGCCCGCCGCCTCGCCCCCGATGTCGTCTGCATGGACGTGCGCATGCCCGGGGGCGACGGGCTCTCCGCCACCCGCGAGATCACCTCCGGCAACCCCGGCGGGTCTGCGCCCGCCGTGCTCGTGGTGACCACGTTCGACCTCGACGAGTACGTCTTCGGCGCCCTGGAAGCCGGTGCGAGCGGCTTCGTCCTGAAGGACACCGAGCCCGACGACCTGATCGACGCGGTCCGGCGGCTCGCGCGCGGGCAGGGCCTCGTCGACCAGTCCGTCACCCGCCGTGTGATCGCCGAGTTCGCCCGGCGCAGGCCCGCGCAACCGTCCGCCGACGCTGCCCACGAGCTGACGGCCCGGGAGACCGACATCGTGCGGTTGCTCGCCCAGGGCATGTCGAACGCCGAGATCGCGCGGGAGCTCGTCATCGAGACGAGCACGGTGAAGTCCCACCTGGGGCGGGCGATGGCCAAGATCGGTGTGCGGGACCGCCTGCAGACGGTGGTGTGGGCCTACCAGAACGGGATGGTTCCGCAGCGTCCTGCGTGA
- a CDS encoding TIGR03620 family F420-dependent LLM class oxidoreductase — translation MTKLGPLGGAYAELNSADAATAAATAAELQDLGYSTLWLAGSQDNNLPQISNVIRATSRIGVASGILSVDRVPATEVTATYTALEQTHPGRFVVGLGGAHGAKPLATLNAYLDQVEPVVPRSELILSALGPRMLELARDRAAGAYPYLVTPDYVASAREILGGEPQLAVLLDVIPEADPARAREIAREGGMRFLTGLPQYAASLRRMGFGDDDIADLSNRLVDGVTVRGDLDAIVGRFEEYRAAGADQIVVQLGRLPREWWSRLAEAVS, via the coding sequence ATGACCAAGCTCGGGCCGCTCGGCGGCGCGTACGCCGAACTCAACTCCGCCGACGCCGCCACCGCCGCAGCGACCGCCGCAGAGCTCCAGGATCTGGGGTACTCGACGCTCTGGCTGGCCGGTAGCCAGGACAACAACCTCCCCCAGATCAGCAACGTGATCCGCGCGACGTCACGGATCGGTGTGGCGAGCGGGATCCTCTCGGTGGACCGGGTGCCGGCCACCGAGGTGACAGCGACCTACACGGCTCTCGAGCAGACTCATCCCGGCCGCTTCGTCGTCGGCCTCGGCGGCGCGCACGGGGCGAAGCCGCTCGCCACCTTGAACGCCTACCTCGACCAGGTCGAACCGGTGGTGCCCCGATCCGAGCTGATCCTCTCGGCCCTCGGGCCGCGGATGCTCGAGCTGGCCCGGGACCGCGCGGCCGGCGCCTACCCGTACCTCGTCACGCCCGACTACGTCGCCTCCGCGCGGGAGATCCTCGGCGGGGAGCCGCAGCTCGCGGTGCTGCTCGACGTGATCCCCGAGGCCGACCCGGCGCGGGCCCGCGAGATCGCCCGGGAGGGCGGGATGCGGTTCCTCACCGGCCTCCCCCAGTACGCGGCCAGCCTCCGGCGGATGGGCTTCGGTGACGACGACATCGCCGACCTGTCGAACCGGCTTGTCGACGGCGTGACCGTCCGGGGCGACCTCGACGCGATCGTCGGCCGCTTCGAGGAGTACCGCGCGGCTGGTGCCGACCAGATCGTCGTGCAGCTCGGCCGGCTGCCGAGGGAATGGTGGAGCCGCCTCGCCGAAGCGGTGAGCTGA
- a CDS encoding SDR family NAD(P)-dependent oxidoreductase: MTQNQHPIGSGFTAASTAADVLAGIDLTGTDVVITGGHHGLGLETTRALAEAGASVTVAARNPDRAATALAGIERVATDRLDLLDPASIDTFAARYLDSGRPLHILVNNAGIMGGPLVRDARGYESQFATNHLGHFQLTLAVLPALRAARGARVVNLTSGGHRLSDIRWDDPHFATGYDDMGMLAYGQSKTANVLHAVELDRRWAGDGIRGYAVHPGIVLGTNLGPWLAEGEARTPWQTDDELRAMGLIDEHGQPVHDPDREMKTPQQGASTTVFAATSPLLAGIGGVYLKDNDVSPLDVDPKPINFGAEPVSSEVVPHAVDPESARRLWELSERLIRR; the protein is encoded by the coding sequence ATGACGCAGAACCAACACCCCATCGGATCCGGCTTCACCGCGGCCTCGACCGCCGCCGACGTGCTCGCGGGCATCGACCTGACCGGCACGGACGTCGTCATCACCGGCGGTCACCACGGGCTCGGTCTGGAGACCACCCGGGCCCTGGCCGAGGCAGGCGCCTCCGTCACCGTGGCCGCGCGCAACCCCGACCGCGCCGCCACCGCGCTGGCCGGGATCGAGCGCGTCGCGACCGACCGGCTGGACCTCCTCGACCCGGCCTCGATCGACACCTTCGCGGCCCGGTACCTCGACTCGGGCCGCCCGCTCCACATCCTGGTCAACAACGCCGGCATCATGGGCGGACCGCTGGTCCGCGACGCCCGCGGCTACGAGTCGCAGTTCGCGACCAACCACCTCGGCCACTTCCAGCTGACCCTCGCCGTGTTGCCCGCACTGCGCGCCGCGCGCGGCGCCCGCGTCGTCAACCTGACCTCCGGTGGCCACCGCCTGTCCGACATCCGCTGGGACGACCCGCACTTCGCCACCGGGTACGACGACATGGGCATGCTGGCCTACGGCCAGTCCAAGACCGCGAACGTCCTGCACGCAGTCGAGCTGGACCGGCGGTGGGCCGGGGACGGGATCCGCGGCTACGCCGTGCACCCGGGCATCGTCCTCGGCACCAACCTGGGGCCGTGGCTCGCCGAGGGCGAAGCGCGGACGCCGTGGCAGACCGACGACGAACTGCGGGCCATGGGGCTGATCGACGAGCACGGTCAGCCGGTCCACGACCCAGACCGTGAGATGAAGACGCCGCAACAGGGCGCCAGCACCACGGTGTTCGCCGCGACCAGCCCGCTGCTCGCCGGGATCGGCGGTGTCTACCTGAAGGACAACGACGTCTCACCGCTGGACGTCGACCCGAAGCCCATCAACTTCGGCGCCGAGCCCGTCTCGTCCGAGGTCGTACCGCACGCCGTCGACCCGGAGTCGGCACGGCGGCTCTGGGAGCTGAGCGAGCGGCTGATCAGGCGATGA
- a CDS encoding macrolide family glycosyltransferase, which produces MSRIVMTGMPAAGHVNPSLPLVHELVRQGIQVTYYSTEQFRRAVERTGAQFRAYPPGTITANDIAEATRTGSPVRVVVRGLASTEILVPFLQAELRADPPDAVAHDSNAIWGHMVAKSLGLPTISFMTTMLVGSDAFRAQTAREWFQFLKATVRDMPAAFAARRRVVRRFGPDLFPPRPAFPTLGDVTLFPIPRWLQRPDPRIDETCHYIGATIDRETRESDLDPELAAHIEGPEPLVLVSLGTLHSGTDAFFRACFDVLADLPARVLLAVGSHTDPGRLGPPPANTLVRAFVPQLEVLRHTTVFVTHGGMNSALEGLANGVPLVVVPQQFEQLLIGRAVAERGAGVVLRHNLSNRPVPPDELRAAVVSTLADPSRRTAAKALADTVGEGGGAPAGVQAIKELLAAAG; this is translated from the coding sequence ATGAGCCGCATCGTCATGACCGGCATGCCCGCCGCCGGTCACGTCAACCCCAGCCTGCCGCTCGTGCACGAGCTCGTGCGCCAGGGGATCCAGGTCACCTACTACTCGACCGAGCAGTTCCGTCGCGCCGTAGAACGCACCGGCGCGCAGTTCCGCGCCTATCCGCCGGGGACGATCACGGCGAACGACATCGCCGAGGCCACCCGCACCGGCAGCCCGGTGCGCGTGGTGGTCCGCGGCCTCGCCTCCACGGAGATCCTGGTGCCGTTCCTGCAGGCCGAGCTACGCGCCGACCCGCCCGACGCCGTGGCCCACGACTCCAACGCGATCTGGGGCCACATGGTGGCGAAGAGCCTCGGCCTGCCCACGATCTCGTTCATGACCACCATGCTGGTGGGCAGCGACGCGTTCCGGGCTCAGACCGCCAGGGAATGGTTCCAGTTCCTGAAAGCCACCGTCCGCGACATGCCGGCTGCGTTCGCGGCGAGGCGGCGGGTGGTGCGCCGGTTCGGTCCGGACCTCTTTCCGCCGCGGCCCGCCTTCCCGACCCTCGGCGACGTCACGCTCTTCCCGATCCCGCGCTGGCTGCAACGGCCCGACCCGCGGATCGACGAGACGTGCCACTACATCGGCGCCACGATCGACCGGGAAACCCGCGAGAGCGATCTCGACCCCGAGCTGGCCGCCCACATCGAGGGCCCCGAACCGCTCGTCCTGGTGTCACTCGGCACCCTCCACTCGGGTACCGACGCCTTCTTCCGCGCCTGCTTCGACGTGCTCGCCGACCTGCCCGCGCGCGTCCTGCTCGCGGTCGGCAGTCACACCGATCCCGGCCGGCTCGGACCGCCACCGGCGAACACGCTGGTCCGCGCGTTCGTCCCGCAGCTCGAGGTGCTCCGGCACACCACCGTGTTCGTCACCCACGGCGGCATGAACAGCGCACTCGAAGGGCTCGCCAACGGGGTGCCGCTCGTCGTCGTGCCCCAGCAGTTCGAGCAGCTGCTCATCGGCCGGGCCGTCGCCGAACGGGGCGCGGGCGTCGTGTTGCGGCACAACCTGTCCAACCGCCCCGTCCCGCCCGACGAGCTGCGCGCGGCCGTCGTGAGCACGCTGGCCGACCCGTCCCGGCGGACCGCCGCCAAGGCGCTCGCCGACACGGTCGGCGAGGGTGGCGGGGCGCCCGCGGGCGTTCAGGCGATCAAGGAGCTGCTGGCCGCAGCCGGTTGA
- a CDS encoding class I SAM-dependent methyltransferase: MIYEHPLAYLIGLEGVALLRGFIGEYDRDFVEARIAEVRELLADESLADAAVAVERVGTVDGYRVWSATYDDGRNSAFDFDEPVVEEIVDALPAGVAVDAACGTGRFSALLAARGHRVIGVDSSPDMLARARENVPAGEFRSGDLGALPVEDASADLVTCGLALAHVPDLRPAFAEFARVLRPGGHLVISDMHPERIARGAIPTLRDADGRPGRLPGHRHLVGDYLRAALAVGLELRRCEEPVLEPAPAAPPATELGPWDVWPWSLAAVVPEAARAADAGIPVEIIWHFRRTRLPGPAGGTPRPGRRVIA; the protein is encoded by the coding sequence GTGATCTACGAGCACCCGCTGGCCTACCTGATCGGGCTCGAAGGCGTCGCCCTGCTGCGCGGCTTCATCGGCGAGTACGACCGGGACTTCGTGGAGGCCCGGATCGCGGAGGTCCGGGAGCTGCTCGCCGACGAGTCGCTCGCCGACGCGGCCGTGGCCGTGGAGCGGGTGGGCACGGTCGACGGCTACCGGGTCTGGTCGGCCACCTACGACGACGGCCGCAACTCGGCGTTCGACTTCGACGAGCCCGTCGTCGAGGAGATCGTCGACGCGCTGCCCGCCGGCGTCGCGGTGGACGCGGCCTGCGGCACCGGCCGGTTCTCGGCGCTGCTGGCCGCGCGGGGGCACCGGGTGATCGGCGTGGACAGCTCGCCGGACATGCTCGCGAGGGCCCGTGAGAACGTCCCGGCCGGCGAGTTCCGGTCTGGCGACCTCGGCGCGCTGCCGGTCGAGGACGCCTCCGCCGACCTCGTCACCTGCGGCTTGGCGTTGGCCCACGTGCCCGATCTCCGCCCGGCCTTCGCGGAGTTCGCGCGGGTGCTGCGCCCCGGCGGGCACCTGGTGATCTCGGACATGCACCCGGAGCGCATCGCACGCGGCGCGATCCCCACCCTGCGCGACGCCGACGGGCGCCCCGGGCGGCTGCCGGGTCACCGCCACCTCGTGGGCGACTACCTGCGCGCCGCCCTCGCGGTGGGCCTGGAGCTGCGGCGCTGCGAGGAACCCGTCCTGGAACCCGCGCCGGCCGCCCCTCCTGCGACCGAGCTGGGACCGTGGGACGTCTGGCCGTGGTCGCTTGCCGCGGTGGTGCCGGAGGCGGCCCGAGCGGCCGACGCCGGCATCCCCGTCGAGATCATCTGGCACTTCCGGCGGACGCGGCTTCCGGGACCCGCGGGTGGAACGCCGCGCCCGGGTCGGCGCGTCATCGCCTGA
- a CDS encoding winged helix-turn-helix transcriptional regulator — protein MVVTQQTCSIARSLEVLGERWTFLILREALSGTTRFADFRAALGVAPDVLSDRLATLVASGVLEKRPYREPGARARDSYHLTEAGRELQVVLGALQQWGDEHRPYEPGPTVLRRTPDGRPVHVGFVDDEGREVPLDEVRFLRTATYPS, from the coding sequence GTGGTTGTGACGCAGCAGACGTGCTCGATCGCGCGCTCGCTGGAGGTGCTCGGCGAACGCTGGACGTTCCTGATCCTGCGCGAGGCGCTCTCGGGTACCACCCGGTTCGCCGACTTCCGCGCCGCGCTCGGCGTGGCCCCGGACGTCCTGTCCGACCGGCTCGCCACCCTCGTGGCCTCAGGCGTGCTGGAGAAGCGGCCCTACCGGGAGCCCGGCGCGCGGGCGCGGGACAGCTACCACCTCACGGAAGCGGGCCGCGAGCTGCAGGTCGTGCTGGGGGCGCTGCAGCAGTGGGGCGACGAGCACCGCCCGTACGAGCCCGGCCCGACGGTGCTCCGCCGCACCCCCGACGGCCGCCCGGTGCACGTGGGGTTCGTCGACGACGAGGGCCGGGAGGTCCCGCTGGACGAGGTGCGCTTCCTCCGGACGGCGACGTACCCGAGCTGA
- a CDS encoding serine/threonine dehydratase, which produces MTHLPTAADVETAAARLAPHVRRTPILRADVDGRPLVLKLEHLQRSGSFKLRGALNALLAGELPDRVVTASGGNHGLGVATAAGVLGVPAVVYVPNGVPESKARRIDATGAKLVRHGDTYAEAAAAARAEAGRYVHAYDDPGVVAGQGTVTAEIVDECPDVDAVVLAAGGGGLAAGAALAAGDRTVVTVEPTGCRAVHAALEAGTPVDVEIDSVAASALGATRIGDVPFAVLRAAGAVPLLVTDAEIVSAQERLWEEFRLRVEPAAAAPFAAWLAGRVPGELPCLVVCGANS; this is translated from the coding sequence ATGACGCACCTCCCGACGGCCGCCGACGTCGAAACGGCCGCCGCCCGCCTGGCCCCGCACGTCCGGCGCACCCCGATCCTGCGCGCCGACGTCGACGGCCGCCCCCTGGTGCTGAAGCTCGAACACCTGCAGCGCAGCGGGTCGTTCAAGCTCCGCGGTGCACTGAACGCGCTGCTCGCCGGCGAGCTGCCGGACCGGGTCGTCACGGCCTCCGGTGGCAACCACGGGCTGGGCGTCGCCACCGCGGCAGGCGTCCTCGGCGTGCCCGCCGTCGTCTACGTGCCGAACGGCGTTCCCGAGAGCAAGGCCCGCAGGATCGATGCGACGGGGGCCAAGCTGGTCCGCCACGGCGACACCTACGCCGAGGCCGCAGCCGCCGCCCGCGCCGAGGCCGGCCGCTACGTGCACGCCTACGACGACCCGGGCGTCGTCGCCGGGCAGGGCACGGTCACGGCCGAGATCGTCGACGAGTGCCCGGACGTCGACGCCGTCGTGCTCGCGGCGGGCGGTGGCGGGCTGGCAGCGGGCGCCGCCCTCGCGGCGGGGGACCGCACGGTGGTCACCGTCGAGCCGACCGGCTGCCGGGCCGTGCACGCGGCTCTCGAGGCGGGCACCCCGGTGGACGTCGAGATCGACTCGGTGGCCGCCTCCGCCCTCGGCGCCACGCGGATCGGCGACGTGCCCTTCGCCGTGCTCCGGGCCGCCGGTGCGGTGCCGCTGCTCGTGACGGACGCCGAGATCGTCTCCGCCCAGGAGCGGCTGTGGGAGGAGTTCCGGCTGCGGGTCGAACCGGCCGCGGCCGCCCCCTTCGCGGCGTGGCTCGCGGGGCGCGTCCCCGGCGAGCTCCCCTGCCTCGTGGTGTGCGGGGCGAACTCGTGA
- a CDS encoding AraC family transcriptional regulator, translated as MPADQLSEVFDRVEVRGILTGGFAVRGPWVSRAAITDSLKLIALVCGRARLSTDGIDGPIELEPGDVAVLNGRSWLALEGGRGDGPPREVVPEEDDPSTRLTGADCGTDDVVLGGRVDLNPAGHALLLQALPPVAHVRASAATATNLRGSLERLFDEVAGHRIGSAFAIRQYGQLLLLEVLRAYVEQAPLPPGWLQALTDERLRPALTLMHAEPGRPWRLDELARAAAMSRTSFAERFRTMAGVPPLTYLNRWRMLLAQQALRSGDVRVGSLASELGYASESAFSTAFKREVGTSPLHYRHRVREEQSAP; from the coding sequence GTGCCGGCCGATCAGCTGTCGGAGGTGTTCGACCGCGTCGAGGTCCGCGGGATCCTGACCGGTGGGTTCGCGGTGCGGGGCCCGTGGGTGTCGCGCGCCGCCATCACCGACTCGCTGAAGCTCATCGCGCTGGTGTGCGGGCGGGCCCGGCTGAGCACCGACGGCATCGACGGTCCGATCGAGCTCGAGCCGGGCGACGTCGCCGTCCTGAACGGCCGGTCGTGGCTGGCGCTCGAGGGCGGCCGGGGCGACGGCCCGCCCCGCGAGGTAGTGCCCGAGGAGGACGATCCCTCCACCCGCCTCACCGGTGCCGACTGCGGCACGGACGACGTCGTGCTCGGTGGCCGGGTCGACCTCAACCCTGCCGGTCACGCGCTGTTGCTGCAGGCGCTTCCGCCGGTGGCGCACGTACGGGCATCGGCCGCCACTGCGACCAACCTGCGCGGCAGCCTCGAGCGGCTGTTCGACGAGGTGGCCGGCCACCGGATCGGCTCGGCGTTCGCCATCCGGCAGTACGGCCAGCTCCTGCTGCTCGAGGTGCTGCGCGCCTACGTCGAGCAGGCCCCGCTCCCACCGGGATGGTTACAGGCGCTGACCGACGAACGGCTGCGTCCCGCGCTCACGCTGATGCACGCCGAACCGGGAAGGCCGTGGCGGCTGGACGAGCTCGCGCGGGCCGCGGCGATGTCGCGGACGTCCTTCGCCGAACGCTTCCGGACGATGGCGGGCGTACCGCCGCTCACCTACCTCAACCGCTGGCGGATGCTGCTGGCGCAGCAGGCTCTCCGGAGCGGTGATGTCCGCGTCGGGTCGCTGGCCTCCGAACTGGGCTACGCGTCCGAGAGCGCGTTCAGCACCGCGTTCAAACGGGAGGTGGGCACGTCCCCGCTGCACTACCGGCATCGGGTGCGCGAGGAGCAGTCGGCGCCCTGA
- a CDS encoding LysR family transcriptional regulator: MALDPGRVRVLVEVAHAGSIAAAAGRMGFTPSALSQQLAKLEREVGAPLLERGRAGTRLTGPGQVLLEHGERVLGELRAAEEAVRAAAGAEPQRIAVGAFSTAARTLLPRALAALKEERPGIRTSLVDIEPPDGYGLVAARELDLLVTHRYPGVTLPPVRGLRRRLLLRDPLRLVLPRDHRLATAREITLADLAGEDWVSGAPGVPNRVCLDSIGSLHVAYETRDYEVTLALVAAGLGVSLVPASLLAGQRAVVVRDLHGQSPAREVHVVHPPRPAPPVVELLNRLRPAAP, encoded by the coding sequence ATGGCATTGGACCCGGGCCGGGTGCGGGTGCTCGTCGAGGTCGCTCACGCCGGTTCGATCGCCGCCGCGGCCGGGCGGATGGGTTTCACGCCCTCCGCGCTCTCCCAGCAGCTCGCGAAGCTGGAGCGCGAGGTCGGCGCCCCGCTGCTCGAACGGGGACGTGCCGGCACGCGGCTCACCGGGCCGGGGCAGGTGCTGCTGGAGCACGGGGAGCGCGTTCTCGGTGAGCTGCGCGCCGCGGAGGAGGCCGTGCGTGCAGCTGCGGGCGCAGAGCCGCAGCGCATCGCGGTGGGCGCGTTCTCGACCGCGGCCCGGACGCTGCTGCCGCGCGCGCTCGCGGCGCTGAAGGAGGAGCGGCCCGGGATCCGCACCTCGCTCGTGGACATCGAGCCACCCGACGGGTACGGCCTGGTCGCCGCGCGCGAGCTCGACCTGCTCGTCACGCACCGGTACCCGGGGGTCACGCTGCCGCCGGTCCGCGGGCTGCGTCGCAGGCTCCTCCTGCGGGACCCGCTGCGCCTGGTGCTCCCGCGCGACCACCGGCTCGCCACCGCCCGGGAGATCACGCTGGCCGACCTCGCCGGAGAGGACTGGGTCTCCGGCGCACCAGGCGTCCCGAACCGGGTCTGCCTGGACTCCATCGGCTCGTTGCACGTGGCCTACGAGACGAGGGACTACGAGGTCACGCTCGCGCTGGTCGCGGCGGGGCTCGGCGTCTCACTCGTGCCGGCGAGCCTGCTGGCCGGGCAGCGCGCGGTCGTCGTGCGGGACCTGCACGGGCAGAGCCCGGCCCGCGAGGTCCACGTCGTGCACCCGCCCCGGCCGGCCCCGCCGGTGGTCGAGCTGCTCAACCGGCTGCGGCCAGCAGCTCCTTGA